A DNA window from Lutra lutra chromosome 8, mLutLut1.2, whole genome shotgun sequence contains the following coding sequences:
- the PHC1 gene encoding polyhomeotic-like protein 1 isoform X7: METESEQNSNSTNGSSSSGGSSRPQIAQMSLYERQAVQALQALQRQPNAAQYFHQFMLQQQLSNAQLHSLAAVQQATIAASRQASSPNTSTAQQQTTTTQASINLATTSAAQLISRSQSVSSPSATTLTQSVLLGNTTSPPLNQSQAQMYLRVQNLAVRNQQASAQGPQMQGSTQKAIPPGASPVSSLSQASSQALAVAQASSGASGQSLNLSQAGTGSGSSIPGSMGPGGGGQAPGGLGPLPSSGMGGGGSCPRKGTGVVQPLPAAQTVTVSQGSQTEAESAAAKKAEADGAGQQNVGMNLTRTATPAPSQTLISSATYTQIQPHSLIQQQQQIHLQQKQVVIQQQIAIHHQQQFQHRQSQLLHTATHLQLAQQQQQQQQPPPPPPAATLTAPQPPQVPPTQQVPPSQSQQQAQTLVVQPMLQSSPLSLPPDPTPKPPIPIQSKPPVAPIKPPQLGAAKMSATQQPPPHIPVQVVGTRQPGTAQAQALGLAQLAAAVPTSRGMPNTVQPSQAHLASSPPSSQPAGALQECPPTLASGMSLAPVQGTAHVVKGGATTSSPVVAQVPAAFYMQSVHLPSKPQTLAVKRKAESEEERDDVSTLGSMLPAKASPVAESPKAMEEKSSLGEKAEPVTGVNASTPSSELVALAPAPAAPPPTLAMVSRQMGDSKPPQAIVKPQILTHIIEGFVIQEGAEPFPVGCSQLLKESEKPLQTGLPTGLNENQSGGPLGGDSPSAELDKAANLLKCEYCGKYAPAEQFRGSKRFCSMTCAKRYNVSCSHQFRLKRKKMKEFQEANYARVRRRGPRRSSSDIARAKIQGKRHRGQEDSSRGSDNSSYDEALSPTSPGPLSVRTGHGERDLGNPNTAPPTPELHGINPVFLSSNPSRWSVEEVYEFIASLQGCQEIAEEFRSQEIDGQALLLLKEEHLMSAMNIKLGPALKICAKINVLKET, translated from the exons ATGGAGACTGAGAGTGAGCAGAACTCCAATTCCACCAATGGGAGCTCCAGCTCTGGGGGCAGCTCTCGGCCCCAGATAGCTCAGATGTCACTGTATGAACGGCAGGCGGTGCAG gCTCTGCAGGCACTGCAGCGTCAGCCCAACGCGGCTCAGTATTTCCACCAGTTCATGCTCCAGCAGCAGCTCAGCAATGCCCAGCTGCATAGTCTGGCTGCGGTCCAGCAG GCCACGATTGCTGCCAGTCGGCAGGCCAGCTCCCCAAACACCAGCACTGCCCAGCAGCAGACTACCACCACCCAGGCCTCA ATCAATCTGGCCACCACGTCGGCCGCCCAGCTCATCAGCCGATCGCAGAGTGTGAGCTCTCCCAGTGCTACCACTTTGACCCAATCTGTGCTACTGGGGAacaccacctccccacctctcaaCCAGTCCCAGGCCCAGATGTATCTACGG GTGCAGAATTTGGCAGTGAGGAACCAACAGGCCTCAGCCCAAGGACCCCAAATGCAAGGCTCTACTCAGAAGGCCATTCCTCCTGGAGCCTCCCCTGTCTCTAGCCTCTCCCAGGCCTCTAGCCAAGCCCTCGCTGTGGCTCAGGCTTCCTCTGGGGCCTCAGGCCAGTCCCTCAACCTCAGTCAAGCTGGCACAGGCAGTGGGAGTAGCATCCCAGGGTCCATGGGGCCAGGTGGTGGTGGCCAGGCACCTGGGGGCTTGGGTCCATTGCCTTCCTCAggaatgggtgggggtgggagctgtCCCAGGAAGGGCACAGGAGTGGTGCAGCCCTTGCCTGCAGCCCAAACAGTGACTGTGAGTCAGGGAAGCCAGACAGAAGCAGAAAGTGCAGCGGCCAAGAAGGCAGAAGCAGATGGGGCTGGTCAGCAGAATGTGGGCATGAACCTGACACGGACAGCTACACCTGCTCCCAGCCAGACCCTTATTAGCTCAG CCACCTACACGCAGATCCAGCCCCACTCCCTGATTCAGCAACAGCAGCAGATCCACCTCCAGCAGAAACAGGTGGTGATCCAGCAGCAGATCGCCATCCATCACCAGCAGCAGTTCCAGCACCGGCAGTCCCAGCTCCTCCACACAGCCACACACCTCCAGCTggctcagcagcagcagcagcagcagcagccgccgcccccgcccccagctgccACCCTCACTGCCCCTCAGCCACCGCAGGTCCCACCTACTCAGCAGGTCCCTCCTTCCCAGTCCCAGCAGCAAGCCCAGACCCTGGTTGTTCAACCCATGCTTCAGTCTTCACCCTTGTCCCTCCCACCTGACCCAACCCCCAAGCCACCCATCCCCATTCAGTCCAAACCACCTGTAGCACCTATCAAGCCTCCTCAGTTAGGCGCTGCTAAGATGTCAGCTACCCAGCAACCACCACCCCATATCCCTGTGCAAGTGGTGGGCACCCGGCAGCCTGGGACGGCCCAGGCACAGGCTCTGGGGTTGGCACAGCTGGCCGCTGCTGTCCCTACTTCCCGGGGCATGCCCAATACAGTGCAGCCCAGTCAGGCCCATTTGGCCTCCTCGCCACCTTCATCCCAGCCTGCCGGGGCCCTGCAAGAGTGCCCTCCCACGCTGGCGTCTGGGATGAGCCTCGCTCCTGTGCAGGGGACAGCGCATGTGGTAAAGGGTGGGGCTACGACCTCCTCACCTGTTGTGGCCCAGGTACCTGCTGCCTTCTACATGCAGTCTGTGCACCTGCCG AGCAAACCCCAGACATTGGCTGTCAAACGCAAGGCAGAGtctgaggaggagagagatgatGTCTCCACATTGGGTTCAATGCTTCCTGCCAAGGCATCTCCAGTAGCCGAAAGCCCAAAGGCCATGGAGGAGAAGAGCAGTCTTGGAG AGAAAGCTGAACCGGTGACTGGTGTGAATGCTAGTACTCCAAGCAGTGAACTAGTAGCCTTGGCTCCTGCCCCAGCTGCGCCCCCCCCTACACTAGCCATGGTGTCCAGACAAATGGGTGACTCAAAACCCCCACAGGCCATCGTGAAGCCCCAGATTCTCACCCACATCATTGAAGGCTTCGTTATCCAGGAAGGAGCAGAGCCTTTCCCG GTGGGTTGTTCTCAGTTACTGAAAGAGTCTGAGAAGCCACTACAGACTGGCCTGCCTACAGGGCTGAATGAGAATCAGTCAGGGGGCCCCTTGGGAGGGGACAGCCCATCTGCTG AGCTAGATAAGGCGGCGAACCTCCTGAAGTGTGAGTACTGCGGGAAGTATGCTCCTGCTGAGCAGTTTCGAGGCTCCAAGAGGTTCTGCTCAATGACCTGCGCTAAGAG GTATAATGTGAGCTGTAGTCACCAGTTCCggctgaagaggaaaaaaatgaaagagttcCAAGAAGCCAACTATGCTCGCGTTCGTCGGCGGGGACCCCGCCGCAGCTCCTCGGACATCGCTCGTGCCAAGATCCAGGGCAAGCGCCACCGG GGTCAAGAGGACTCTAGCCGGGGTTCAGATAATTCCAGTTACGATGAAGCACTCTCTCCAACATCTCCTGGGCCTTTATCTGTGCGAACTGGGCATGGAGAACGTGACCTGGGGAACCCCAATACGGCGCCACCGACACCAGAATTACATGGCATCAACCCTGTGTTCCTGTCCAGCAATCCCAGCCGTTGGAGTGTAGAAGAAGTGTATGAGTTTATCGCTTCTCTACAAG
- the PHC1 gene encoding polyhomeotic-like protein 1 isoform X5 has product METESEQNSNSTNGSSSSGGSSRPQIAQMSLYERQAVQALQALQRQPNAAQYFHQFMLQQQLSNAQLHSLAAVQQATIAASRQASSPNTSTAQQQTTTTQASINLATTSAAQLISRSQSVSSPSATTLTQSVLLGNTTSPPLNQSQAQMYLRPQLGNLLQVNRTLGRNVPLASQLILMPNGAVAAVQQEVPSAPSPGVHTDADQVQNLAVRNQQASAQGPQMQGSTQKAIPPGASPVSSLSQASSQALAVAQASSGASGQSLNLSQAGTGSGSSIPGSMGPGGGGQAPGGLGPLPSSGMGGGGSCPRKGTGVVQPLPAAQTVTVSQGSQTEAESAAAKKAEADGAGQQNVGMNLTRTATPAPSQTLISSATYTQIQPHSLIQQQQQIHLQQKQVVIQQQIAIHHQQQFQHRQSQLLHTATHLQLAQQQQQQQQPPPPPPAATLTAPQPPQVPPTQQVPPSQSQQQAQTLVVQPMLQSSPLSLPPDPTPKPPIPIQSKPPVAPIKPPQLGAAKMSATQQPPPHIPVQVVGTRQPGTAQAQALGLAQLAAAVPTSRGMPNTVQPSQAHLASSPPSSQPAGALQECPPTLASGMSLAPVQGTAHVVKGGATTSSPVVAQVPAAFYMQSVHLPSKPQTLAVKRKAESEEERDDVSTLGSMLPAKASPVAESPKAMEEKSSLGEKAEPVTGVNASTPSSELVALAPAPAAPPPTLAMVSRQMGDSKPPQAIVKPQILTHIIEGFVIQEGAEPFPVGCSQLLKESEKPLQTGLPTGLNENQSGGPLGGDSPSAGMRYFPELDKAANLLKCEYCGKYAPAEQFRGSKRFCSMTCAKRYNVSCSHQFRLKRKKMKEFQEANYARVRRRGPRRSSSDIARAKIQGKRHRGQEDSSRGSDNSSYDEALSPTSPGPLSVRTGHGERDLGNPNTAPPTPELHGINPVFLSSNPSRWSVEEVYEFIASLQGCQEIAEEFRSQEIDGQALLLLKEEHLMSAMNIKLGPALKICAKINVLKET; this is encoded by the exons ATGGAGACTGAGAGTGAGCAGAACTCCAATTCCACCAATGGGAGCTCCAGCTCTGGGGGCAGCTCTCGGCCCCAGATAGCTCAGATGTCACTGTATGAACGGCAGGCGGTGCAG gCTCTGCAGGCACTGCAGCGTCAGCCCAACGCGGCTCAGTATTTCCACCAGTTCATGCTCCAGCAGCAGCTCAGCAATGCCCAGCTGCATAGTCTGGCTGCGGTCCAGCAG GCCACGATTGCTGCCAGTCGGCAGGCCAGCTCCCCAAACACCAGCACTGCCCAGCAGCAGACTACCACCACCCAGGCCTCA ATCAATCTGGCCACCACGTCGGCCGCCCAGCTCATCAGCCGATCGCAGAGTGTGAGCTCTCCCAGTGCTACCACTTTGACCCAATCTGTGCTACTGGGGAacaccacctccccacctctcaaCCAGTCCCAGGCCCAGATGTATCTACGG CCACAGCTGGGAAACCTATTGCAGGTAAACCGGACCCTGGGCCGGAATGTGCCTCTAGCCTCCCAACTCATCCTGATGCCTAACGGGGCGGTGGCTGCAGTCCAGCAGGAGGTGCCATCTGCTCCATCTCCGGGAGTTCATACAGATGCAGATCAG GTGCAGAATTTGGCAGTGAGGAACCAACAGGCCTCAGCCCAAGGACCCCAAATGCAAGGCTCTACTCAGAAGGCCATTCCTCCTGGAGCCTCCCCTGTCTCTAGCCTCTCCCAGGCCTCTAGCCAAGCCCTCGCTGTGGCTCAGGCTTCCTCTGGGGCCTCAGGCCAGTCCCTCAACCTCAGTCAAGCTGGCACAGGCAGTGGGAGTAGCATCCCAGGGTCCATGGGGCCAGGTGGTGGTGGCCAGGCACCTGGGGGCTTGGGTCCATTGCCTTCCTCAggaatgggtgggggtgggagctgtCCCAGGAAGGGCACAGGAGTGGTGCAGCCCTTGCCTGCAGCCCAAACAGTGACTGTGAGTCAGGGAAGCCAGACAGAAGCAGAAAGTGCAGCGGCCAAGAAGGCAGAAGCAGATGGGGCTGGTCAGCAGAATGTGGGCATGAACCTGACACGGACAGCTACACCTGCTCCCAGCCAGACCCTTATTAGCTCAG CCACCTACACGCAGATCCAGCCCCACTCCCTGATTCAGCAACAGCAGCAGATCCACCTCCAGCAGAAACAGGTGGTGATCCAGCAGCAGATCGCCATCCATCACCAGCAGCAGTTCCAGCACCGGCAGTCCCAGCTCCTCCACACAGCCACACACCTCCAGCTggctcagcagcagcagcagcagcagcagccgccgcccccgcccccagctgccACCCTCACTGCCCCTCAGCCACCGCAGGTCCCACCTACTCAGCAGGTCCCTCCTTCCCAGTCCCAGCAGCAAGCCCAGACCCTGGTTGTTCAACCCATGCTTCAGTCTTCACCCTTGTCCCTCCCACCTGACCCAACCCCCAAGCCACCCATCCCCATTCAGTCCAAACCACCTGTAGCACCTATCAAGCCTCCTCAGTTAGGCGCTGCTAAGATGTCAGCTACCCAGCAACCACCACCCCATATCCCTGTGCAAGTGGTGGGCACCCGGCAGCCTGGGACGGCCCAGGCACAGGCTCTGGGGTTGGCACAGCTGGCCGCTGCTGTCCCTACTTCCCGGGGCATGCCCAATACAGTGCAGCCCAGTCAGGCCCATTTGGCCTCCTCGCCACCTTCATCCCAGCCTGCCGGGGCCCTGCAAGAGTGCCCTCCCACGCTGGCGTCTGGGATGAGCCTCGCTCCTGTGCAGGGGACAGCGCATGTGGTAAAGGGTGGGGCTACGACCTCCTCACCTGTTGTGGCCCAGGTACCTGCTGCCTTCTACATGCAGTCTGTGCACCTGCCG AGCAAACCCCAGACATTGGCTGTCAAACGCAAGGCAGAGtctgaggaggagagagatgatGTCTCCACATTGGGTTCAATGCTTCCTGCCAAGGCATCTCCAGTAGCCGAAAGCCCAAAGGCCATGGAGGAGAAGAGCAGTCTTGGAG AGAAAGCTGAACCGGTGACTGGTGTGAATGCTAGTACTCCAAGCAGTGAACTAGTAGCCTTGGCTCCTGCCCCAGCTGCGCCCCCCCCTACACTAGCCATGGTGTCCAGACAAATGGGTGACTCAAAACCCCCACAGGCCATCGTGAAGCCCCAGATTCTCACCCACATCATTGAAGGCTTCGTTATCCAGGAAGGAGCAGAGCCTTTCCCG GTGGGTTGTTCTCAGTTACTGAAAGAGTCTGAGAAGCCACTACAGACTGGCCTGCCTACAGGGCTGAATGAGAATCAGTCAGGGGGCCCCTTGGGAGGGGACAGCCCATCTGCTG GGATGCGTTATTTTCCAGAGCTAGATAAGGCGGCGAACCTCCTGAAGTGTGAGTACTGCGGGAAGTATGCTCCTGCTGAGCAGTTTCGAGGCTCCAAGAGGTTCTGCTCAATGACCTGCGCTAAGAG GTATAATGTGAGCTGTAGTCACCAGTTCCggctgaagaggaaaaaaatgaaagagttcCAAGAAGCCAACTATGCTCGCGTTCGTCGGCGGGGACCCCGCCGCAGCTCCTCGGACATCGCTCGTGCCAAGATCCAGGGCAAGCGCCACCGG GGTCAAGAGGACTCTAGCCGGGGTTCAGATAATTCCAGTTACGATGAAGCACTCTCTCCAACATCTCCTGGGCCTTTATCTGTGCGAACTGGGCATGGAGAACGTGACCTGGGGAACCCCAATACGGCGCCACCGACACCAGAATTACATGGCATCAACCCTGTGTTCCTGTCCAGCAATCCCAGCCGTTGGAGTGTAGAAGAAGTGTATGAGTTTATCGCTTCTCTACAAG
- the PHC1 gene encoding polyhomeotic-like protein 1 isoform X1: protein MGLESEQRLLRPWTTIMETESEQNSNSTNGSSSSGGSSRPQIAQMSLYERQAVQALQALQRQPNAAQYFHQFMLQQQLSNAQLHSLAAVQQATIAASRQASSPNTSTAQQQTTTTQASINLATTSAAQLISRSQSVSSPSATTLTQSVLLGNTTSPPLNQSQAQMYLRPQLGNLLQVNRTLGRNVPLASQLILMPNGAVAAVQQEVPSAPSPGVHTDADQVQNLAVRNQQASAQGPQMQGSTQKAIPPGASPVSSLSQASSQALAVAQASSGASGQSLNLSQAGTGSGSSIPGSMGPGGGGQAPGGLGPLPSSGMGGGGSCPRKGTGVVQPLPAAQTVTVSQGSQTEAESAAAKKAEADGAGQQNVGMNLTRTATPAPSQTLISSATYTQIQPHSLIQQQQQIHLQQKQVVIQQQIAIHHQQQFQHRQSQLLHTATHLQLAQQQQQQQQPPPPPPAATLTAPQPPQVPPTQQVPPSQSQQQAQTLVVQPMLQSSPLSLPPDPTPKPPIPIQSKPPVAPIKPPQLGAAKMSATQQPPPHIPVQVVGTRQPGTAQAQALGLAQLAAAVPTSRGMPNTVQPSQAHLASSPPSSQPAGALQECPPTLASGMSLAPVQGTAHVVKGGATTSSPVVAQVPAAFYMQSVHLPSKPQTLAVKRKAESEEERDDVSTLGSMLPAKASPVAESPKAMEEKSSLGEKAEPVTGVNASTPSSELVALAPAPAAPPPTLAMVSRQMGDSKPPQAIVKPQILTHIIEGFVIQEGAEPFPVGCSQLLKESEKPLQTGLPTGLNENQSGGPLGGDSPSAGMRYFPELDKAANLLKCEYCGKYAPAEQFRGSKRFCSMTCAKRYNVSCSHQFRLKRKKMKEFQEANYARVRRRGPRRSSSDIARAKIQGKRHRGQEDSSRGSDNSSYDEALSPTSPGPLSVRTGHGERDLGNPNTAPPTPELHGINPVFLSSNPSRWSVEEVYEFIASLQGCQEIAEEFRSQEIDGQALLLLKEEHLMSAMNIKLGPALKICAKINVLKET, encoded by the exons ATGG GTCTTGAGTCAGAGCAACGGCTTTTGAGACCCTGGACCACTATCATGGAGACTGAGAGTGAGCAGAACTCCAATTCCACCAATGGGAGCTCCAGCTCTGGGGGCAGCTCTCGGCCCCAGATAGCTCAGATGTCACTGTATGAACGGCAGGCGGTGCAG gCTCTGCAGGCACTGCAGCGTCAGCCCAACGCGGCTCAGTATTTCCACCAGTTCATGCTCCAGCAGCAGCTCAGCAATGCCCAGCTGCATAGTCTGGCTGCGGTCCAGCAG GCCACGATTGCTGCCAGTCGGCAGGCCAGCTCCCCAAACACCAGCACTGCCCAGCAGCAGACTACCACCACCCAGGCCTCA ATCAATCTGGCCACCACGTCGGCCGCCCAGCTCATCAGCCGATCGCAGAGTGTGAGCTCTCCCAGTGCTACCACTTTGACCCAATCTGTGCTACTGGGGAacaccacctccccacctctcaaCCAGTCCCAGGCCCAGATGTATCTACGG CCACAGCTGGGAAACCTATTGCAGGTAAACCGGACCCTGGGCCGGAATGTGCCTCTAGCCTCCCAACTCATCCTGATGCCTAACGGGGCGGTGGCTGCAGTCCAGCAGGAGGTGCCATCTGCTCCATCTCCGGGAGTTCATACAGATGCAGATCAG GTGCAGAATTTGGCAGTGAGGAACCAACAGGCCTCAGCCCAAGGACCCCAAATGCAAGGCTCTACTCAGAAGGCCATTCCTCCTGGAGCCTCCCCTGTCTCTAGCCTCTCCCAGGCCTCTAGCCAAGCCCTCGCTGTGGCTCAGGCTTCCTCTGGGGCCTCAGGCCAGTCCCTCAACCTCAGTCAAGCTGGCACAGGCAGTGGGAGTAGCATCCCAGGGTCCATGGGGCCAGGTGGTGGTGGCCAGGCACCTGGGGGCTTGGGTCCATTGCCTTCCTCAggaatgggtgggggtgggagctgtCCCAGGAAGGGCACAGGAGTGGTGCAGCCCTTGCCTGCAGCCCAAACAGTGACTGTGAGTCAGGGAAGCCAGACAGAAGCAGAAAGTGCAGCGGCCAAGAAGGCAGAAGCAGATGGGGCTGGTCAGCAGAATGTGGGCATGAACCTGACACGGACAGCTACACCTGCTCCCAGCCAGACCCTTATTAGCTCAG CCACCTACACGCAGATCCAGCCCCACTCCCTGATTCAGCAACAGCAGCAGATCCACCTCCAGCAGAAACAGGTGGTGATCCAGCAGCAGATCGCCATCCATCACCAGCAGCAGTTCCAGCACCGGCAGTCCCAGCTCCTCCACACAGCCACACACCTCCAGCTggctcagcagcagcagcagcagcagcagccgccgcccccgcccccagctgccACCCTCACTGCCCCTCAGCCACCGCAGGTCCCACCTACTCAGCAGGTCCCTCCTTCCCAGTCCCAGCAGCAAGCCCAGACCCTGGTTGTTCAACCCATGCTTCAGTCTTCACCCTTGTCCCTCCCACCTGACCCAACCCCCAAGCCACCCATCCCCATTCAGTCCAAACCACCTGTAGCACCTATCAAGCCTCCTCAGTTAGGCGCTGCTAAGATGTCAGCTACCCAGCAACCACCACCCCATATCCCTGTGCAAGTGGTGGGCACCCGGCAGCCTGGGACGGCCCAGGCACAGGCTCTGGGGTTGGCACAGCTGGCCGCTGCTGTCCCTACTTCCCGGGGCATGCCCAATACAGTGCAGCCCAGTCAGGCCCATTTGGCCTCCTCGCCACCTTCATCCCAGCCTGCCGGGGCCCTGCAAGAGTGCCCTCCCACGCTGGCGTCTGGGATGAGCCTCGCTCCTGTGCAGGGGACAGCGCATGTGGTAAAGGGTGGGGCTACGACCTCCTCACCTGTTGTGGCCCAGGTACCTGCTGCCTTCTACATGCAGTCTGTGCACCTGCCG AGCAAACCCCAGACATTGGCTGTCAAACGCAAGGCAGAGtctgaggaggagagagatgatGTCTCCACATTGGGTTCAATGCTTCCTGCCAAGGCATCTCCAGTAGCCGAAAGCCCAAAGGCCATGGAGGAGAAGAGCAGTCTTGGAG AGAAAGCTGAACCGGTGACTGGTGTGAATGCTAGTACTCCAAGCAGTGAACTAGTAGCCTTGGCTCCTGCCCCAGCTGCGCCCCCCCCTACACTAGCCATGGTGTCCAGACAAATGGGTGACTCAAAACCCCCACAGGCCATCGTGAAGCCCCAGATTCTCACCCACATCATTGAAGGCTTCGTTATCCAGGAAGGAGCAGAGCCTTTCCCG GTGGGTTGTTCTCAGTTACTGAAAGAGTCTGAGAAGCCACTACAGACTGGCCTGCCTACAGGGCTGAATGAGAATCAGTCAGGGGGCCCCTTGGGAGGGGACAGCCCATCTGCTG GGATGCGTTATTTTCCAGAGCTAGATAAGGCGGCGAACCTCCTGAAGTGTGAGTACTGCGGGAAGTATGCTCCTGCTGAGCAGTTTCGAGGCTCCAAGAGGTTCTGCTCAATGACCTGCGCTAAGAG GTATAATGTGAGCTGTAGTCACCAGTTCCggctgaagaggaaaaaaatgaaagagttcCAAGAAGCCAACTATGCTCGCGTTCGTCGGCGGGGACCCCGCCGCAGCTCCTCGGACATCGCTCGTGCCAAGATCCAGGGCAAGCGCCACCGG GGTCAAGAGGACTCTAGCCGGGGTTCAGATAATTCCAGTTACGATGAAGCACTCTCTCCAACATCTCCTGGGCCTTTATCTGTGCGAACTGGGCATGGAGAACGTGACCTGGGGAACCCCAATACGGCGCCACCGACACCAGAATTACATGGCATCAACCCTGTGTTCCTGTCCAGCAATCCCAGCCGTTGGAGTGTAGAAGAAGTGTATGAGTTTATCGCTTCTCTACAAG